A region from the Selenomonadales bacterium genome encodes:
- a CDS encoding indolepyruvate oxidoreductase subunit beta, which translates to MKNCLLCGVGGQGTVLASRLIAHCAMLQGTFARTAETIGMAQRGGSVVSHVRLGDDVHSSLIPLGQAELLIAFEPCEAVRCLPYLKSDATIIVAARTIQPVTGALSGKTFDADEMIDYLRAHAKTVITVDGDAIANEVGSPKVLNVALLGAASATGVLGITSAEIESALAEKLPPKVLAMNQKALALGAECVKESN; encoded by the coding sequence ATGAAAAACTGTCTTTTATGCGGTGTCGGCGGTCAGGGTACCGTCCTCGCCTCTCGACTGATCGCTCACTGCGCGATGCTTCAGGGAACATTCGCCCGCACCGCCGAAACCATCGGCATGGCACAGCGCGGTGGCTCTGTCGTCAGCCACGTTCGTCTCGGCGACGACGTACACAGCTCGCTCATCCCGCTCGGGCAGGCAGAGCTTCTCATCGCCTTTGAGCCGTGCGAAGCCGTACGCTGTCTGCCGTATCTGAAATCGGATGCCACCATCATCGTTGCTGCGCGCACGATCCAGCCCGTCACAGGTGCCTTGAGCGGCAAGACCTTTGACGCAGACGAAATGATAGACTACCTTCGCGCGCATGCCAAGACCGTCATCACCGTAGACGGCGACGCAATCGCAAACGAAGTCGGCTCACCGAAGGTCCTCAACGTCGCCCTTCTCGGCGCGGCATCGGCAACAGGCGTACTCGGCATCACGAGCGCGGAGATCGAATCGGCACTCGCCGAAAAGCTTCCGCCGAAAGTCCTCGCCATGAACCAAAAAGCACTTGCCCTCGGCGCCGAGTGCGTAAAGGAGTCCAACTGA
- the iorA gene encoding indolepyruvate ferredoxin oxidoreductase subunit alpha, which produces MKELLMGNEAIALGALAAGVKVVSGYPGTPSTEVLETIAKRRTSDVYVEWSVNEKTAMEVAAGAAVAGSRALVTMKQVGLNVASDPLMCINYVGIKGGLVVLCADDPGPISSQTEQDTRHFGRYARIPVLDPATPEEAYQMIQDAFELSEAIGTPVILRPTTRVCHACASIEAAPPASREGQGFTKDSRWCIFPRLSFMAKQKLFARETELAEKLSAYPYNRIEGTGTVGIVTGGVSAAYVKDAIADLGTDVRVLTVATPYPLPEPLAEEFLAGVERVLVIEELDPVLEDAMLLLAGKKHINIEICGKHTGHTITAGENSHTLVRTQIANFLGIVAPAVPQLAQGAPELPVRPPTLCAGCPHRASFYAVKEAMAKRPAVFSGDIGCYTLGNAAPLHMVDTCLCMGAAISMPQGIARTGHDAVHFGFVGDSTFFHSGITNVINAVYNNMDEVVVILDNSTTAMTGHQPHPGIGRTMMGDVSAKISIEKVLEAVGVTSIRIVDPLDLPRAKQAVREASEEKGVRVIIFRSPCIALFKGEHTRQTNYNCIGCQTCIKEIGCPALSMKNDRCVIDTSLCNGCGLCQHVCPCQAIEEVK; this is translated from the coding sequence ATGAAAGAACTTCTGATGGGGAACGAAGCGATCGCGCTCGGAGCACTCGCCGCAGGTGTCAAAGTCGTCAGCGGGTATCCCGGTACGCCATCGACGGAAGTCCTTGAAACGATCGCCAAACGTCGCACAAGCGATGTATATGTAGAATGGTCTGTCAATGAAAAAACTGCCATGGAAGTCGCGGCAGGCGCGGCCGTCGCAGGCTCTCGTGCACTCGTCACGATGAAGCAAGTCGGCCTCAACGTAGCCTCCGACCCGCTCATGTGCATCAACTATGTCGGTATCAAAGGAGGCCTCGTCGTCCTCTGTGCCGACGACCCGGGCCCGATCTCGTCGCAGACGGAACAGGACACGCGCCATTTCGGCCGCTATGCCCGTATCCCCGTACTCGACCCTGCCACGCCCGAAGAAGCATATCAAATGATACAAGACGCATTCGAGCTTTCCGAAGCCATCGGCACGCCCGTTATCCTTCGTCCGACGACGCGCGTATGCCATGCGTGTGCGTCCATCGAAGCCGCACCGCCCGCTTCGCGCGAAGGTCAAGGCTTCACCAAAGACAGCCGTTGGTGCATCTTCCCGCGCCTGTCGTTCATGGCGAAACAAAAACTGTTCGCTCGTGAAACGGAGCTTGCCGAAAAGCTCTCCGCCTATCCGTATAACCGCATCGAAGGCACAGGCACAGTCGGTATCGTGACAGGCGGTGTCAGTGCGGCATACGTCAAAGATGCCATCGCAGACCTCGGTACAGACGTACGCGTACTCACCGTTGCCACGCCGTACCCGCTGCCCGAACCGCTCGCGGAAGAATTTCTCGCAGGCGTAGAACGCGTACTCGTTATCGAAGAACTCGACCCAGTCCTCGAGGACGCAATGCTCCTCCTCGCAGGCAAAAAACATATCAACATTGAAATATGCGGTAAACATACCGGTCACACCATCACCGCAGGTGAAAACAGCCACACGCTCGTGCGTACACAGATTGCGAACTTCCTCGGAATCGTTGCCCCTGCCGTACCTCAGCTTGCACAAGGCGCACCCGAGCTTCCCGTTCGTCCGCCGACACTCTGCGCAGGTTGTCCGCACCGCGCATCGTTCTACGCGGTCAAAGAAGCTATGGCAAAAAGACCTGCCGTATTCAGCGGTGACATCGGCTGCTATACGCTCGGCAACGCGGCACCCTTACACATGGTAGACACGTGCCTTTGCATGGGCGCGGCCATCTCCATGCCGCAGGGTATCGCACGCACAGGCCACGATGCCGTACACTTCGGCTTCGTCGGCGACTCCACGTTCTTCCACAGCGGTATCACGAACGTCATCAACGCCGTCTACAACAACATGGACGAAGTCGTCGTCATTCTCGACAACTCCACCACCGCCATGACAGGCCATCAGCCCCACCCGGGCATCGGCCGTACCATGATGGGTGATGTATCGGCAAAAATCTCGATCGAAAAAGTCCTCGAAGCAGTCGGCGTCACGAGCATCCGCATCGTAGACCCGCTCGACCTTCCGCGCGCAAAACAAGCTGTCCGCGAAGCATCGGAAGAAAAAGGCGTCCGTGTCATCATCTTCCGCTCGCCGTGCATCGCACTTTTCAAAGGCGAACACACGCGCCAGACCAACTACAACTGCATCGGCTGTCAAACGTGCATCAAAGAGATCGGCTGTCCCGCACTCTCGATGAAAAACGACCGCTGCGTCATCGACACATCGCTTTGCAACGGATGCGGACTGTGTCAGCACGTCTGCCCATGCCAAGCGATCGAGGAGGTAAAATAA
- a CDS encoding ferrous iron transport protein A: MEKGGVRMTLDEVTRGMAVRVGVIEEKDVRVQALRLGLAEGAVVTCTANVWAGAVVLARGGQEFAVGQRLAKRIRVWPVSRSGGRR, encoded by the coding sequence ATGGAAAAAGGCGGTGTTCGTATGACGCTTGATGAGGTCACACGCGGAATGGCGGTACGCGTGGGCGTGATCGAGGAGAAGGATGTGCGCGTGCAGGCACTCAGACTGGGCTTGGCAGAAGGCGCAGTCGTGACGTGTACGGCGAATGTATGGGCAGGGGCGGTCGTGCTCGCGCGCGGAGGGCAGGAGTTCGCTGTCGGGCAGAGGCTGGCGAAGCGTATTCGCGTATGGCCTGTGTCGAGAAGCGGTGGCAGGCGATGA